A segment of the Bacillota bacterium genome:
TCTGGAATCAAACAAGCCGCAACCGGGCCGTGCAAGAGATCGGGCACAAGCCGTTCTACCTGATGTGTCCAGAGCCGATGTTGGTCAGCCAGGGCTACTAGTTGTTCCAATGGCAAATCTTTGGCCAGATCATGCAGTAAAGCTGCTATCACGGCTAGGTCAGGGTCTTCGCCATATTTCTCTGCCAATCGGCTGGCCACCTCCGCCACACCCAGGGAGTGGGTAAAACGAAAGGGCGTGAGCTTACGTTTGACCTGATCTTGTAGTTTCTGGAGATCCTGCATTTCCCAAACCCCCATTTCCCCATATAAAAAACCCCTATCCATTAGCTGATATAGGAGGCTTTCATCAAGAGTAAAAGTTAAGCCATCTCTTGCTGCTTGGGTTTAGCCTCATTAACGGTAAGAATCCGTCCACCCAGTTCTGTACCATTCATCGCTTTAATCATTTTATCGGCATCCTCATCTCTGACCTCAACAAAACCAAACCCTCGCGAACGACCGGTCTCCCGATCCGTGATGACGCGACTGCTTATCACTTCGCCATAGGCGGAAAAAGCTTCAGTCAGGTCCTCGGCCTTGGTTGCCCAGGGAAGATTACCTACGTACAATGTCCGAACCAATACCATCTCACCTCGCCAGATATTTTTGTCTGCTGTTGTTTTAATTTTAGTATGTTCATTTAATAAGCAGATATACCTGGCAAGAAAAGCGGTATTATGGAAAATCATTCACTACCGTCTTGATATAAATTGTGGCGATAAATATACTCCTCAACCTTCCAGGGCACCAAATACCGAATGGTTCGACCCTGTTGGACCTGTTCCCTGATTAAAGTTGAACTAATGTTAAATGAAAAACGCATTGGGACTGGAATCAAGTTATGCTGAAAATTTTTCAATTGTGGATCTCTAGCGATGACTCTGGCTATCTGGCTCTGACTGCTGCGACCAAAAACCAGAAACTTAAATTCACTTAAAAGTTGTTTCCCTTGATACCATTTCCTGGGGATTTGGGGTAAAATATCCGAGCCAATTATAAAATACAGTTCCCAGTCAGGGTGCTGAGTCGACAAAGCTTTGAGCGTCTCGTATGTATAAGAATAAGTTTCTCTTTCGACCTCGTATAAACAAATATCAAAATCAGGGTTGTCTTCAATCGCCAACTTAACCATGTTGACCCGGTGCTCCTTAGGAAGTAGCCGGATCTTTTCCGTGTGAACCCCAACCGGGAGGTAAGCCACTTTGTCTAGATTAGCAAAATCCTTCACCAAGGCGCCAACGGCCAAATGACCCATATGGATGGGAGAAAAACTGCCGCCGAACAAGCCAATCCGCATTTATCTCTTCCTTACCCTATCATTTCCGACTTTCTTAGTTAATCTTAACAAAATGCGGCAGTTTGTGCAATTACTTTCCAGCACCATCCCCGAGAAACTGGCGTCTAACGCCGGACCTGCCCATTTCCGTAAACAATATACTTAATAGTTGTTAGTTCTTCCAAACCCATCGGCCCACGCGCGTGTAGCTTCTGTGTACTGATCCCGATTTCTGCTCCTAAGCCAAACTGAAATCCATCGGTGAACCGGGTCGAGGCATTAACGTAGACCGCAGCAGCATCAACTTCGTTGAGGAAGCGTCTGGCTTTCTGATAATTATTAGTTATAATGGCTTCAGAGTGTTTGGTGCCGTAGTGGTCAATATGGTCCAAAGCCTCCTCCAGTCCATTCACCACTTTAATAGCTAAAATCAAATCCAGGTATTCGGCGTACCAGTCGTCTTCCGTGGCTGGCTTGGCCTGGGGCAGGATCTCACGCGTCAGCGGGCAGCCGCGCAACTCCACTTCCCGGGCTTCCAGTTCCCTGGCCACCAGCGGTAGAAACTGGCGCGCCACCGCACGATGAACGAGAAGGGTTTCCATGGCATTACACACCGCTGGCCTTTGCGTTTTGGCGTTCACCACAATTTCGGTCGCCATGGCCAGGTCGGCCTCATCGTCAACGTAAACGTGACAGTTACCAACCCCGGTCTCGATCACCGGAACAGACGCATTTTCAACTACCTTCTTAATCAGTTCAGCTCCACCCCGCGGAATCAAGACATCCAGATACCCGTTCATCTTTAGCATTATGTCTACCGCTGTTCGGTCGGTGGTCTCCACTAACTGGATCGACCCGGCGGGGAGCCCACAATTCACTACCGCTTCCTGAATGATCCGACTGATCGCCCGGTTCGAGTTGATCGCTTCGGAACCGCCGCGTAAGATAATCGCGTTACCGGTTTTTAAACAGAGTCCAGCCGCGTCAACCGTGACGTTCGGTCTAGCCTCGTAAATCATGCCCACCACGCCAAGTGGAACCCGCATTTTCCCGATTTGCAAGCCATTGGGCCGCGTCCACATGTGCACAACTTCACCAACTGGATCGGGTAACCCCACCACCGCTCGCAACCCTTCAGCCATCTCCGCGATGCGTTTCTTATTCAAGAGTAAGCGGTCTAACAGTGTCCGGGACATATTTTTCGCCCGCCCAGCCTCCATATCCACGGCATTGGCCGCCAGGATCTCCTCGACCCTGGCTTCAAGTGCATCTGCCATCTTCAGTAAAGCCTCATTCTTGATCTGCGTCGAGGCCCCGGCGAGCTGTCGGGCCGCCGCCCTGGCCTGCCGGCCCATTTCTTCTAATTGACTTTTCAGCACCTTTGTCCCTCCCTGCATCATGGTTTCCGAGAAACAAACATCAAAGAATATCCGCTGCGGGCTATGTAAAAACTCCGCCTTGCGGGTTACCCTTCATGACAGGGTCAGATTATTGCGGTGAATGACCTCATCATAGTCCTTGTAACCAAGCACATTGGCAATCTCCCGCGTATGCTTCCCTTTGATCTGTTCGATTTCCTCGGATGAATAGTTAACAATGCCCCGCGCGATTTCCGCGCCGGTCAAAGAGACCAGTTTGACCACATTACCCGCTTCAAAGTTCCCCTCCACCCGGGTGATCCCGCTGGGGAGCAGGCTTTTTCCCCGATTGACAATCGCGTCTTCTGCTCCAGCATCTACCGTGAGCGTTCCCTGCACCATTGTTCCGAAGGCAATCCACCGCTGTCTTGTTCCGTACTTATTTTCTTTGGGTAAAAACAGGGTTCCAATCGGTTCACCCTGCAGCAACCGTCCGATGACGCGCTCTTCCTGGCCATGTGCTACGACGAGATGGATACCAGAACTGCAAGCGATCTTGGCCGCTTGAATCTTGGTAATCATCCCCCCTGACGCCAGTTCCGAGCCTTTCCCGTGCGCCAGACATTCTATCTCTGGGGTGATCTCTTTGACCACGGGAATACGCACCGCTTCCGGGTTAGTCCGCGGGTCTGCTGTGTAAAGCCCATCGATATCAGAAAGGATGATCAATAAATTAGCATCCACCAGTCCGGCCACCAGGGCAGAAAGCGTGTCATTATCCCCAAAGCGCAGTTCTTCCACGGCTACCGTATCGTTTTCGTTAATAATGGGGATGACCCCGTGCTGGAGTAAAGTGCAGAGAGCGTACCGCGCGTTGAGGTAGCGGCGCCGGTCGCCTATATCCCCTCTAGTCAGGAGTACCTGGGCCACCGTTTGACCATACTCGGCAAACAACTTTTCGTACATGTGCATGAGGATCCCCATCCCAACCGCCGCTGCGGCCTGCTTTTCTGGAATGGTCCTCGGCCGCCGCCCCAGGCCAAGCTTTCCAACCCCAGCCCCGACCGCGCCTGAGGTAACCAGAAGAACTTCTTTGCCCTGGTTTTGCAAATCAGCCAGTTCCCGGACCAAACGCTCGAGTTGGGTAAAATTAAGTTTACCAGTCGAATAGGTCAGGGTGCTGGTGCCCACTTTAACCACCAGCCTTCGGACATCGGTCAGCTTCGCAAAGTATTGGCCGTAATCTAAGCCAACGTCATCCATTTATATCACCGCTCAACATAAGAAATACCTAAAGTTTCTTGTATTATATCATGATTCTAATTAATTAAAAATACCACCTTAACCGGAAGTTGTTACCGCCTCTCAATCCACCCACTCAAATTCGTTGCCACGGATGCGTACCAAGTTTCCTTCTTTAATTCCCCGGGCCCGCAGACCATCGTCGATCCCCATTTTCTTCATGAGCCGTTGGAACCGCCGAACCGCCTCCTCATTGTCCAGATTGGTCATCGCGCTCAAGCGTTCCACGTCTTTACCACTCACCACAAAAACCCCGTCCTCAACCGTGATCTGCCAGCCTGGCTCATTTTTAACCTGGACACGGCGTACCTGTTCCACAGCTGGGGCTGGCGGGCTGTTCGTCGACAGTTCGTCTAAGATCTTGCCAACGCGGTACATTAAAGCCTGAACGCCCTCTCCGGTCACCGCGGAAATGGGAAAGATTTCGTAGTCGGCGCTTATAGCCGCCTTGAGGCGTTCAAGATTGGCCGCCGCTTCGGGTAGATCCATTTTGTTAGCCGCCACCACCTGGGGGCGTTCCGCCAGCGTCGGACTATACAGAGCCAACTCCTGGTTGATAATCGTGAAATCCCTGACCGGGTCTCGCCCCTCACTGCCGGCTATATCCAGCACGTGGATCAGTAACCTTGTCCGCTCAGTATGCCGTAAGAAAGCGTGTCCTAAACCGGCACCCTCGTGGGCCCCTTCGATTAGACCGGGGATATCGGCTACCACAAAGCTCTTTCCTTCTCCCAGGGTGAC
Coding sequences within it:
- a CDS encoding RNA-binding protein, with product MVLVRTLYVGNLPWATKAEDLTEAFSAYGEVISSRVITDRETGRSRGFGFVEVRDEDADKMIKAMNGTELGGRILTVNEAKPKQQEMA
- the nadD gene encoding nicotinate (nicotinamide) nucleotide adenylyltransferase; translation: MRIGLFGGSFSPIHMGHLAVGALVKDFANLDKVAYLPVGVHTEKIRLLPKEHRVNMVKLAIEDNPDFDICLYEVERETYSYTYETLKALSTQHPDWELYFIIGSDILPQIPRKWYQGKQLLSEFKFLVFGRSSQSQIARVIARDPQLKNFQHNLIPVPMRFSFNISSTLIREQVQQGRTIRYLVPWKVEEYIYRHNLYQDGSE
- a CDS encoding glutamate-5-semialdehyde dehydrogenase, producing the protein MMQGGTKVLKSQLEEMGRQARAAARQLAGASTQIKNEALLKMADALEARVEEILAANAVDMEAGRAKNMSRTLLDRLLLNKKRIAEMAEGLRAVVGLPDPVGEVVHMWTRPNGLQIGKMRVPLGVVGMIYEARPNVTVDAAGLCLKTGNAIILRGGSEAINSNRAISRIIQEAVVNCGLPAGSIQLVETTDRTAVDIMLKMNGYLDVLIPRGGAELIKKVVENASVPVIETGVGNCHVYVDDEADLAMATEIVVNAKTQRPAVCNAMETLLVHRAVARQFLPLVARELEAREVELRGCPLTREILPQAKPATEDDWYAEYLDLILAIKVVNGLEEALDHIDHYGTKHSEAIITNNYQKARRFLNEVDAAAVYVNASTRFTDGFQFGLGAEIGISTQKLHARGPMGLEELTTIKYIVYGNGQVRR
- the proB gene encoding glutamate 5-kinase, translated to MDDVGLDYGQYFAKLTDVRRLVVKVGTSTLTYSTGKLNFTQLERLVRELADLQNQGKEVLLVTSGAVGAGVGKLGLGRRPRTIPEKQAAAAVGMGILMHMYEKLFAEYGQTVAQVLLTRGDIGDRRRYLNARYALCTLLQHGVIPIINENDTVAVEELRFGDNDTLSALVAGLVDANLLIILSDIDGLYTADPRTNPEAVRIPVVKEITPEIECLAHGKGSELASGGMITKIQAAKIACSSGIHLVVAHGQEERVIGRLLQGEPIGTLFLPKENKYGTRQRWIAFGTMVQGTLTVDAGAEDAIVNRGKSLLPSGITRVEGNFEAGNVVKLVSLTGAEIARGIVNYSSEEIEQIKGKHTREIANVLGYKDYDEVIHRNNLTLS
- the obgE gene encoding GTPase ObgE, with translation MFYDTARIYVKGGDGGNGIVAFRREKYVPEGGPSGGDGGRGGNVILVADPGLRTLVDYRYKRHYKAERGEHGQGKNMHGQNAEDIRLRVPVGTVVRDSETGEILADLVEPGQEVIVARGGRGGRGNARFVSAQNRVPTLAENGEPGEERWIELELKLLADVGLVGFPNVGKSTLISRVSGAKPKIANYPFTTLAPNLGVVTLGEGKSFVVADIPGLIEGAHEGAGLGHAFLRHTERTRLLIHVLDIAGSEGRDPVRDFTIINQELALYSPTLAERPQVVAANKMDLPEAAANLERLKAAISADYEIFPISAVTGEGVQALMYRVGKILDELSTNSPPAPAVEQVRRVQVKNEPGWQITVEDGVFVVSGKDVERLSAMTNLDNEEAVRRFQRLMKKMGIDDGLRARGIKEGNLVRIRGNEFEWVD